A window of Xiphophorus hellerii strain 12219 chromosome 19, Xiphophorus_hellerii-4.1, whole genome shotgun sequence contains these coding sequences:
- the LOC116709195 gene encoding neurofilament heavy polypeptide-like isoform X4, which produces MAEGAKSPSASAAGGSSRAAQTSSLKSKALEVVRKVKVSVELLIALAALLSWVVVGVVMFDFVEYKAVPDVHQIITDPVQAVNDAVDEVSSLLNKFQECAPDLSSPSSAASYAAEEVIEAKDAFVRYFSDEEGTFYPSYIDPVVIGRRAFHSTNDFVYGVVGSFRDSLCATVDTVTDAVLDIRKGKLDLSYIDPVIIGRGFFCVINNFVSEVGAFIQNLLCLLVDSTLDVVKGTTDISFIDPVVFGRTFFNVINDTVGGITGYVQDILCAILDTVLDVSKGTIDISYADPVVLGRKFFNTINDAVNGIVGCIQDILCALLDIILDISKGTIDISFIDPVVIGRNIFHILDEFVNNITGHVQNVLCVILDVVLDTVKDLQEAVGFRPLSALQTTAEIIKEHINIVMSYLSTTLIGEQAIIPEVSVDPMKVVEDAVLEFTDKKDLFLGYMSSMLGGDQGEPVSPPAVNVVTEKDEAVVSPSDITLVRKKGEFLPPPEKVAEMMRAAEDEAASAAEEAEAEEAAGAADEAGVTKAEEDEVKQTEDIQLETSLKEQIIDVGIEEETTVEEEKTVDEVKPKEDPEQLAHEEKPEVEDKTLKTGPEQEEGEVKIEDILLEEEEEETPTTEGELAEQEEEEKTKIEARVEDKGEEEEEEPETFEVLVESKEETEEKEELGEIKTEGREQDQEEKEDSTAEEKLIDSEGEDDKAQYEAGDEDLEKQSLARQPELLLSKTPVNDSGVSESGEQEEEKVGTSPDYKNKDYAELKHDHDENNNNSESKKAEPEEKRKTRVPFERMKKADYKVSPKEPAGQYETEHKEKERETTTTAEDKQILKEQIQVQIYTEEKKSHTEEIKVKTTPKEEIKAEKPPKEKIKVEKHLKEDTKVEKPPKEKVKAETPPKEETKVEKPAKEKVKVEKPPKEETKVEKPAKEKVKVEKPPKEKVKVDKPPKEERKVKKPPKDKVKDEKPPKEETKVEKPPKEKLKVEKPPKEKSKVEKPPKEETKAEKPSKEKIKVEKPHKEKVKVEKPPKDETKVEKLPKDKIEVEKPPKEKSEVRKPQKEKLKVDKPPKEKVKEEKPPKEKVKVNKPPKEETKVEKPPEEKGIKVEKPPKGETKVEKPPKEETKVEKPPKEKLKVEKPPEEKVKVEKPPKEETKVEKLRKEETKVEKPPEEKVKAKKPPKEKVKVEKPIKEKVKAEKAPKEETKLEKYPKEKAKVEKLPKDETKFEKPPSEKIEVEKPPKEKVKVEKPIKEKVKAEKPPKDETKLEKPPKETMKVEKPPKETVKAAKPPKEETKVEKPPKQKVKVEKPPKEKLKVEKPPKEKVKMEKLAKEKLKVEKPLKEETKVEKPPKETVKVETPPKEETKVEKLPKEETKLEKPPKEKVKAEKPPKEKTGVKKPPKDDSKVEKPPKEKVKVEKPPIEKKEKTPVKEEIKVEKPPKEKKPVKEEMKVEKAPKEEIKAEKPPKEKEEKKPAKEEIKVEKLSKEKKHVKEKQKVEKPPKEKEEKKPVKEETKVKKPPKEKLGVEKPVKDKIEEKKLSAEEKSEQKRQTAKIGVKKPKEDIKPKRTIKQEFPTVLRKQHLNVTKPETTPIKTKKVAVVKKLEIPDKNVSLTKTKVVKAAPLRKVPEAPKETTKPSKVKKVVEVLKEKIEPITQKKAAVIKAKPAPAEKKKEKTVPKQTVKDKAKEDRVLKERQEPAKKEKPAEKAARDEKVEEQLLDSFPMDDDLPYFQCFFLDEDEAQFPFYAFSPLHI; this is translated from the exons ATGGCTGAAG GAGCCAAATCCCCCTCGGCGAGTGCAGCCGGGGGCTCCAGCAGAGCAGCACAGACAAGCTCTCTCAAATCAAAAGCTTTGGAGGTCGTCAGAAAGGTGAAAGTGTCTGTGGAGCTGCTGATCGCCCTGGCTGCTCTCCTGTCCTGGGTGGTAGTAGGTGTGGTGATGTTTGACTTTGTCGAATACAAAGCAGTACCAG ATGTACACCAAATCATTACGGACCCAGTTCAAGCTGTAAACGATGCTGTAGACGAGGTGTCCAGTCTGCTAAATAAGTTCCAAG AATGTGCTCCTGATTTAAGTAGCCCCTCGTCTGCTGCGTCTTACGCTGCTGAAGAGGTTATAGAAGCAAAAGATGCATTTGTTCGATACTTTTCAGATGAAGAAG GAACCTTTTATCCAAGCTACATCGATCCCGTGGTCATTGGAAGAAGAGCTTTCCACTCAACCAATGACTTTGTGTATGGAGTGGTTGGCTCCTTCAGGGATTCACTGTGTGCTACTGTGGATACTGTAACGGATGCAGTTTTGGATATAAGAAAAG GAAAACTTGATCTCAGCTACATTGACCCTGTGATAATTGGCAGAGGGTTCTTCTGTGTTATTAATAACTTTGTTTCCGAAGTGGGGGCCTTCATTCAGAATTTGCTCTGCCTCCTAGTGGACTCCACATTGGATGTAGTGAAAG GAACCACTGACATTAGCTTCATCGATCCTGTGGTATTTGGCAGGACATTTTTCAATGTTATAAATGACACTGTTGGTGGAATAACGGGCTACGTCCAGGACATACTGTGTGCCATCTTAGACACCGTATTGGATGTGTCTAAAG GAACAATAGACATCAGCTACGCCGACCCCGTGGTCCTGGGCAGGAAATTCTTCAATACCATTAATGATGCTGTGAATGGAATAGTGGGCTGCATTCAGGACATACTTTGTGCTTTATTAGACATCATATTAGATATCTCTAAGG GAACCATTGACATCAGCTTTATTGACCCTGTGGTGATCGGCAGAAATATCTTCCATATTCTTGATGAGTTTGTGAATAACATCACAGGACACGTCCAGAATGTGCTTTGTGTGATCTTGGATGTGGTACTGGACACAGTGAAAG acCTCCAGGAGGCTGTGGGATTCAGGCCCTTATCAGCTCTTCAGACAACAGCAGAAATCATTAAAGAACATATCAACATTGTTATGAGCTACCTCTCTACAACGCTGATAGGTGAACAAG CGATCATTCCGGAAGTTTCCGTTGACCCGATGAAAGTTGTTGAGGATGCGGTACTGGAATTTACcgacaagaaggatttgttctTGGGCTACATGTCAAGTATGCTTGGTGGTGATCAAG GTGAACCTGTCAGTCCTCCGGCTGTAAATGTTGTCACTGAAAAAG ATGAAGCTGTTGTTTCTCCATCTGATATCACTCTGGTGAGAAAGAAAG GGGAGTTTCTACCTCCACCTGAAAAAG TTGCAGAGATGATGCGTGCCGCCGAAGATGAAGCTGCCTCTGCTGCAGAGGAGGCTGAGGCTGAAGAGGCCGCTGGAGCTGCCGATGAAGCAGGAGTGACCAAAGCAGAGGAAGATGAGG TGAAACAAACCGAAGACATCCAACTTGAGACTTCGCTGAAAGAGCAAATCATAGATGTTGGAATTGAGGAGGAAACAACGGTAGAGGAAGAAAAGACGGTGGATGAGGTTAAACCAAAGGAAGATCCAGAACAACTGGCACATGAGGAAAAACCTGAGGTGGAAGACAAGACTTTAAAAACAGGACCAGAACAAGAGGAGGGAGAAGTTAAAATAGAAGACATCTTgctagaagaagaagaagaggagacgCCAACAACAGAAGGAGAGTTAGCAGaacaagaggaagaggaaaaaacaaaaattgaagCAAGAGTAGAAGAtaaaggagaggaagaagaggaggaaccTGAAACTTTTGAGGTTTTGGTAGAGAGTAAGGAGGAGACTGAGGAGAAGGAAGAATtaggagaaataaaaactgaaggcaGGGAACAAGatcaggaggaaaaggaggactCCACAGCTGAAGAGAAACTTATTGACAGTGAGGGGGAAGACGACAAAGCACAGTATGAAGCTGGTGATGAAGATTTGGAAAAACAGTCATTAGCTCGACAACCAGAACTTCTGCTTTCCAAAACTCCTGTTAATGACTCTGGTGTATCCGAGTCAGGcgaacaggaagaggaaaaagtaGGAACATCTCctgattacaaaaacaaagattatgCAGAACTAAAGCATGACCAcgatgaaaataataataacagcgAGAGCAAAAAGGCAGAACctgaagaaaagaggaagactCGTGTTCCCTTTGAGAGGATGAAGAAAGCTGACTACAAAGTATCACCAAAAGAACCCGCCGGCCAATATGAGACAG AACACaaggaaaaagaaagggaaaCTACTACTACCGCAGAAGACAAGCAAATTCTGAAAGAACAAATACAAgtacaaatatatacagaagaaaagaaatctcaCACAGAAGAAATAAAGGTCAAGACAACtccaaaagaagaaataaaagcagagaaGCCTcccaaagagaaaataaaagttgagaAACATCTGAAAGAGGATACAAAAGTCGAAAAGCCTCCAAAGGAAAAGGTAAAGGCAGAGACGCCtcccaaagaagaaacaaaagtcgagaaacctgcaaaggaaaaagtaaagGTGGAGAAGCCtcccaaagaagaaacaaaagtcgagaaacctgcaaaggaaaaagtaaagGTGGAGAAGCCTCccaaagaaaaagtaaaagttgatAAACCtccaaaagaagaaagaaaagtcaaGAAACCTCCCAAAGATAAGGTAAAAGATGAGAAACCTcctaaagaagaaacaaaagttgagaaacctccaaaagaaaaactaaaagtggAAAAGCCTCcaaaagaaaagtcaaaagtcgagaaacctccgaaagaagaaacaaaagctgaGAAACCTtcgaaagaaaaaataaaagtcgaAAAGCCTCACaaagaaaaggtaaaagttGAGAAACCTCCAAAGGACGAAACAAAAGTCGAGAAACTTCCCAAAGACAAAATTGAAGTCGAGAAACCTCCAAAGGAAAAATCAGAAGTCAGGAAacctcaaaaagaaaaactaaaagtcgATAAGCCTccaaaggaaaaagtaaagGAGGAGAAGCCTCCCAAAGAGAAGGTAAAAGTCAATAAACCTccgaaagaagaaacaaaggtTGAGAAACCTCcagaggaaaaa GGAATAAAAGTCGAGAAACCTCCTAAAGGAGAAACAAAAGTCGAGAAACCTcctaaagaagaaacaaaagtcgagaaacctcctaaggaaaaactaaaagtcgagaaacctccagaggaaaaagtaaaagtcgagaaacctcctaaagaagaaacaaaagtcgAGAAACTTCggaaagaggaaacaaaagtcgagaaacctccagaggaaaaagtaaaa GCGAAGAAGCCTCCCAAAGAAAAGGTAAAAGTCGAGAAACCTATAAAGGAAAAAGTAAAGGCAGAGAAAGCTCcgaaagaggaaacaaaactcGAGAAATATCccaaagaaaaggcaaaagtTGAGAAACTACcaaaagatgaaacaaaattcGAGAAACCTCCCTCAGAAAAAATAGAAGTCGAGAAACCTCCAAAGGAAAAA GTAAAAGTCGAGAAACCTATAAAGGAAAAAGTAAAGGCGGAGAAGCCTCcaaaagatgaaacaaaactagAGAAACCTCCCAAAGAAACCATGAAAGTCGAGAAACCTCCCAAAG AAACAGTAAAGGCAGCAAAACCtcccaaagaagaaacaaaagttgaGAAACCTCccaaacaaaaagtaaaagttgagaaacctccaaaagaaaaactaaaagtcgagaaacctccaaaggaaaaagtaaagatGGAGAAACTTgccaaagaaaaactaaaggTCGAGAAACCTCTAAAGGAGGAAACAAAAGTCGAAAAGCCTCCCAAAGAAACAGTAAAAGTTGAGACGCctccaaaagaagaaacaaaagtcgAGAAGCTtcccaaagaagaaacaaaacttgAGAAGCCTccaaaggaaaaagtaaagGCGGAGAAGCCTcccaaagaaaaaacaggagtGAAGAAACCTCCGAAAGACGACTCAAAAGTCGAgaaacctcccaaagaaaaggtaaaagtcgagaaacctccaatagaaaagaaagaaaagacacctgtcaaagaagaaataaaggttGAGAAACCacctaaagaaaagaaacctgtCAAAGAAGAAATGAAGGTTGAAAAAGCaccaaaagaagaaataaaggcaGAGAAACCtccaaaagaaaaggaagaaaagaaacctgccaaagaagaaataaaagtggAGAAACTGtccaaagaaaagaaacatgtcaaagaaaaacagaaggttGAGAAACCaccaaaagaaaaggaagaaaagaaacctgtcaaagaagaaacaaaggtCAAgaaacctcccaaagaaaaactaGGTGTTGAGAAACCTGTCAAGGATAAgatagaagaaaagaaactttcagcagaagaaaaatctgaacagaAACGCCAAACAGCAAAAATAGGAGTAAAGAAACCTAAAGAAG ATATTAAGCCCAAAAGAACAATCAAGCAGGAGTTTCCAACTGTCCTCAGGAAGCAACAtcttaatgtgacaaaacctG AAACCACTCCAATCAAGACCAAAAAGGTGGCAGTTGTGAAAA AGCTCGAAATCCCAGACAAAAACGTCTCCTTAACAAAGACGAAAGTAGTAAAGGCAGCGCCGCTACGAAAAG ttcCTGAGGCTCCAAAAGAAACAACCAAgccttcaaaagtcaaaaaag TTGTTGAGGTTCTTAAGGAGAAGATTGAACCTATCACTCAGAAAAAAG CAGCTGTTATTAAGGCAAAACCAGCACCTGCTGAAAAGAAGAAAG agaaaactGTCCCGAAGCAGACGGTAAAAGATAAAGCTAAAG AAGACAGAGTTCTTAAAGAGAGACAGGAGCCGGCAAAGAAAG AAAAACCTGCTGAGAAGGCTGCCAGAGACGAGAAGGTTGAAG AACAACTCTTGGACAGCTTTCCCATGGATG ACGACCTGCCGTACTTCCAGTGTTTCTTCCTGGACGAGGACGAGGCTCAGTTTCCATTTTATGCCTTCTCACCTCTACACATTTAA
- the LOC116709195 gene encoding neurofilament heavy polypeptide-like isoform X7: MAEGAKSPSASAAGGSSRAAQTSSLKSKALEVVRKVKVSVELLIALAALLSWVVVGVVMFDFVEYKAVPDVHQIITDPVQAVNDAVDEVSSLLNKFQECAPDLSSPSSAASYAAEEVIEAKDAFVRYFSDEEGTFYPSYIDPVVIGRRAFHSTNDFVYGVVGSFRDSLCATVDTVTDAVLDIRKGKLDLSYIDPVIIGRGFFCVINNFVSEVGAFIQNLLCLLVDSTLDVVKGTTDISFIDPVVFGRTFFNVINDTVGGITGYVQDILCAILDTVLDVSKGTIDISYADPVVLGRKFFNTINDAVNGIVGCIQDILCALLDIILDISKGTIDISFIDPVVIGRNIFHILDEFVNNITGHVQNVLCVILDVVLDTVKDLQEAVGFRPLSALQTTAEIIKEHINIVMSYLSTTLIGEQAIIPEVSVDPMKVVEDAVLEFTDKKDLFLGYMSSMLGGDQGEPVSPPAVNVVTEKDEAVVSPSDITLVRKKGEFLPPPEKVAEMMRAAEDEAASAAEEAEAEEAAGAADEAGVTKAEEDEVKQTEDIQLETSLKEQIIDVGIEEETTVEEEKTVDEVKPKEDPEQLAHEEKPEVEDKTLKTGPEQEEGEVKIEDILLEEEEEETPTTEGELAEQEEEEKTKIEARVEDKGEEEEEEPETFEVLVESKEETEEKEELGEIKTEGREQDQEEKEDSTAEEKLIDSEGEDDKAQYEAGDEDLEKQSLARQPELLLSKTPVNDSGVSESGEQEEEKVGTSPDYKNKDYAELKHDHDENNNNSESKKAEPEEKRKTRVPFERMKKADYKVSPKEPAGQYETEHKEKERETTTTAEDKQILKEQIQVQIYTEEKKSHTEEIKVKTTPKEEIKAEKPPKEKIKVEKHLKEDTKVEKPPKEKVKAETPPKEETKVEKPAKEKVKVEKPPKEETKVEKPAKEKVKVEKPPKEKVKVDKPPKEERKVKKPPKDKVKDEKPPKEETKVEKPPKEKLKVEKPPKEKSKVEKPPKEETKAEKPSKEKIKVEKPHKEKVKVEKPPKDETKVEKLPKDKIEVEKPPKEIVKAKKPPKEKVKVEKPIKEKVKAEKAPKEETKLEKYPKEKAKVEKLPKDETKFEKPPSEKIEVEKPPKEKVKVEKPIKEKVKAEKPPKDETKLEKPPKETMKVEKPPKETVKAAKPPKEETKVEKPPKQKVKVEKPPKEKLKVEKPPKEKVKMEKLAKEKLKVEKPLKEETKVEKPPKETVKVETPPKEETKVEKLPKEETKLEKPPKEKVKAEKPPKEKTGVKKPPKDDSKVEKPPKEKVKVEKPPIEKKEKTPVKEEIKVEKPPKEKKPVKEEMKVEKAPKEEIKAEKPPKEKEEKKPAKEEIKVEKLSKEKKHVKEKQKVEKPPKEKEEKKPVKEETKVKKPPKEKLGVEKPVKDKIEEKKLSAEEKSEQKRQTAKIGVKKPKEDIKPKRTIKQEFPTVLRKQHLNVTKPETTPIKTKKVAVVKKLEIPDKNVSLTKTKVVKAAPLRKVPEAPKETTKPSKVKKVVEVLKEKIEPITQKKAAVIKAKPAPAEKKKEKTVPKQTVKDKAKEDRVLKERQEPAKKEKPAEKAARDEKVEEQLLDSFPMDDDLPYFQCFFLDEDEAQFPFYAFSPLHI; encoded by the exons ATGGCTGAAG GAGCCAAATCCCCCTCGGCGAGTGCAGCCGGGGGCTCCAGCAGAGCAGCACAGACAAGCTCTCTCAAATCAAAAGCTTTGGAGGTCGTCAGAAAGGTGAAAGTGTCTGTGGAGCTGCTGATCGCCCTGGCTGCTCTCCTGTCCTGGGTGGTAGTAGGTGTGGTGATGTTTGACTTTGTCGAATACAAAGCAGTACCAG ATGTACACCAAATCATTACGGACCCAGTTCAAGCTGTAAACGATGCTGTAGACGAGGTGTCCAGTCTGCTAAATAAGTTCCAAG AATGTGCTCCTGATTTAAGTAGCCCCTCGTCTGCTGCGTCTTACGCTGCTGAAGAGGTTATAGAAGCAAAAGATGCATTTGTTCGATACTTTTCAGATGAAGAAG GAACCTTTTATCCAAGCTACATCGATCCCGTGGTCATTGGAAGAAGAGCTTTCCACTCAACCAATGACTTTGTGTATGGAGTGGTTGGCTCCTTCAGGGATTCACTGTGTGCTACTGTGGATACTGTAACGGATGCAGTTTTGGATATAAGAAAAG GAAAACTTGATCTCAGCTACATTGACCCTGTGATAATTGGCAGAGGGTTCTTCTGTGTTATTAATAACTTTGTTTCCGAAGTGGGGGCCTTCATTCAGAATTTGCTCTGCCTCCTAGTGGACTCCACATTGGATGTAGTGAAAG GAACCACTGACATTAGCTTCATCGATCCTGTGGTATTTGGCAGGACATTTTTCAATGTTATAAATGACACTGTTGGTGGAATAACGGGCTACGTCCAGGACATACTGTGTGCCATCTTAGACACCGTATTGGATGTGTCTAAAG GAACAATAGACATCAGCTACGCCGACCCCGTGGTCCTGGGCAGGAAATTCTTCAATACCATTAATGATGCTGTGAATGGAATAGTGGGCTGCATTCAGGACATACTTTGTGCTTTATTAGACATCATATTAGATATCTCTAAGG GAACCATTGACATCAGCTTTATTGACCCTGTGGTGATCGGCAGAAATATCTTCCATATTCTTGATGAGTTTGTGAATAACATCACAGGACACGTCCAGAATGTGCTTTGTGTGATCTTGGATGTGGTACTGGACACAGTGAAAG acCTCCAGGAGGCTGTGGGATTCAGGCCCTTATCAGCTCTTCAGACAACAGCAGAAATCATTAAAGAACATATCAACATTGTTATGAGCTACCTCTCTACAACGCTGATAGGTGAACAAG CGATCATTCCGGAAGTTTCCGTTGACCCGATGAAAGTTGTTGAGGATGCGGTACTGGAATTTACcgacaagaaggatttgttctTGGGCTACATGTCAAGTATGCTTGGTGGTGATCAAG GTGAACCTGTCAGTCCTCCGGCTGTAAATGTTGTCACTGAAAAAG ATGAAGCTGTTGTTTCTCCATCTGATATCACTCTGGTGAGAAAGAAAG GGGAGTTTCTACCTCCACCTGAAAAAG TTGCAGAGATGATGCGTGCCGCCGAAGATGAAGCTGCCTCTGCTGCAGAGGAGGCTGAGGCTGAAGAGGCCGCTGGAGCTGCCGATGAAGCAGGAGTGACCAAAGCAGAGGAAGATGAGG TGAAACAAACCGAAGACATCCAACTTGAGACTTCGCTGAAAGAGCAAATCATAGATGTTGGAATTGAGGAGGAAACAACGGTAGAGGAAGAAAAGACGGTGGATGAGGTTAAACCAAAGGAAGATCCAGAACAACTGGCACATGAGGAAAAACCTGAGGTGGAAGACAAGACTTTAAAAACAGGACCAGAACAAGAGGAGGGAGAAGTTAAAATAGAAGACATCTTgctagaagaagaagaagaggagacgCCAACAACAGAAGGAGAGTTAGCAGaacaagaggaagaggaaaaaacaaaaattgaagCAAGAGTAGAAGAtaaaggagaggaagaagaggaggaaccTGAAACTTTTGAGGTTTTGGTAGAGAGTAAGGAGGAGACTGAGGAGAAGGAAGAATtaggagaaataaaaactgaaggcaGGGAACAAGatcaggaggaaaaggaggactCCACAGCTGAAGAGAAACTTATTGACAGTGAGGGGGAAGACGACAAAGCACAGTATGAAGCTGGTGATGAAGATTTGGAAAAACAGTCATTAGCTCGACAACCAGAACTTCTGCTTTCCAAAACTCCTGTTAATGACTCTGGTGTATCCGAGTCAGGcgaacaggaagaggaaaaagtaGGAACATCTCctgattacaaaaacaaagattatgCAGAACTAAAGCATGACCAcgatgaaaataataataacagcgAGAGCAAAAAGGCAGAACctgaagaaaagaggaagactCGTGTTCCCTTTGAGAGGATGAAGAAAGCTGACTACAAAGTATCACCAAAAGAACCCGCCGGCCAATATGAGACAG AACACaaggaaaaagaaagggaaaCTACTACTACCGCAGAAGACAAGCAAATTCTGAAAGAACAAATACAAgtacaaatatatacagaagaaaagaaatctcaCACAGAAGAAATAAAGGTCAAGACAACtccaaaagaagaaataaaagcagagaaGCCTcccaaagagaaaataaaagttgagaAACATCTGAAAGAGGATACAAAAGTCGAAAAGCCTCCAAAGGAAAAGGTAAAGGCAGAGACGCCtcccaaagaagaaacaaaagtcgagaaacctgcaaaggaaaaagtaaagGTGGAGAAGCCtcccaaagaagaaacaaaagtcgagaaacctgcaaaggaaaaagtaaagGTGGAGAAGCCTCccaaagaaaaagtaaaagttgatAAACCtccaaaagaagaaagaaaagtcaaGAAACCTCCCAAAGATAAGGTAAAAGATGAGAAACCTcctaaagaagaaacaaaagttgagaaacctccaaaagaaaaactaaaagtggAAAAGCCTCcaaaagaaaagtcaaaagtcgagaaacctccgaaagaagaaacaaaagctgaGAAACCTtcgaaagaaaaaataaaagtcgaAAAGCCTCACaaagaaaaggtaaaagttGAGAAACCTCCAAAGGACGAAACAAAAGTCGAGAAACTTCCCAAAGACAAAATTGAAGTCGAGAAACCTCCAAA AGAAATAGTAAAGGCGAAGAAGCCTCCCAAAGAAAAGGTAAAAGTCGAGAAACCTATAAAGGAAAAAGTAAAGGCAGAGAAAGCTCcgaaagaggaaacaaaactcGAGAAATATCccaaagaaaaggcaaaagtTGAGAAACTACcaaaagatgaaacaaaattcGAGAAACCTCCCTCAGAAAAAATAGAAGTCGAGAAACCTCCAAAGGAAAAA GTAAAAGTCGAGAAACCTATAAAGGAAAAAGTAAAGGCGGAGAAGCCTCcaaaagatgaaacaaaactagAGAAACCTCCCAAAGAAACCATGAAAGTCGAGAAACCTCCCAAAG AAACAGTAAAGGCAGCAAAACCtcccaaagaagaaacaaaagttgaGAAACCTCccaaacaaaaagtaaaagttgagaaacctccaaaagaaaaactaaaagtcgagaaacctccaaaggaaaaagtaaagatGGAGAAACTTgccaaagaaaaactaaaggTCGAGAAACCTCTAAAGGAGGAAACAAAAGTCGAAAAGCCTCCCAAAGAAACAGTAAAAGTTGAGACGCctccaaaagaagaaacaaaagtcgAGAAGCTtcccaaagaagaaacaaaacttgAGAAGCCTccaaaggaaaaagtaaagGCGGAGAAGCCTcccaaagaaaaaacaggagtGAAGAAACCTCCGAAAGACGACTCAAAAGTCGAgaaacctcccaaagaaaaggtaaaagtcgagaaacctccaatagaaaagaaagaaaagacacctgtcaaagaagaaataaaggttGAGAAACCacctaaagaaaagaaacctgtCAAAGAAGAAATGAAGGTTGAAAAAGCaccaaaagaagaaataaaggcaGAGAAACCtccaaaagaaaaggaagaaaagaaacctgccaaagaagaaataaaagtggAGAAACTGtccaaagaaaagaaacatgtcaaagaaaaacagaaggttGAGAAACCaccaaaagaaaaggaagaaaagaaacctgtcaaagaagaaacaaaggtCAAgaaacctcccaaagaaaaactaGGTGTTGAGAAACCTGTCAAGGATAAgatagaagaaaagaaactttcagcagaagaaaaatctgaacagaAACGCCAAACAGCAAAAATAGGAGTAAAGAAACCTAAAGAAG ATATTAAGCCCAAAAGAACAATCAAGCAGGAGTTTCCAACTGTCCTCAGGAAGCAACAtcttaatgtgacaaaacctG AAACCACTCCAATCAAGACCAAAAAGGTGGCAGTTGTGAAAA AGCTCGAAATCCCAGACAAAAACGTCTCCTTAACAAAGACGAAAGTAGTAAAGGCAGCGCCGCTACGAAAAG ttcCTGAGGCTCCAAAAGAAACAACCAAgccttcaaaagtcaaaaaag TTGTTGAGGTTCTTAAGGAGAAGATTGAACCTATCACTCAGAAAAAAG CAGCTGTTATTAAGGCAAAACCAGCACCTGCTGAAAAGAAGAAAG agaaaactGTCCCGAAGCAGACGGTAAAAGATAAAGCTAAAG AAGACAGAGTTCTTAAAGAGAGACAGGAGCCGGCAAAGAAAG AAAAACCTGCTGAGAAGGCTGCCAGAGACGAGAAGGTTGAAG AACAACTCTTGGACAGCTTTCCCATGGATG ACGACCTGCCGTACTTCCAGTGTTTCTTCCTGGACGAGGACGAGGCTCAGTTTCCATTTTATGCCTTCTCACCTCTACACATTTAA